In Ascaphus truei isolate aAscTru1 chromosome 7, aAscTru1.hap1, whole genome shotgun sequence, one genomic interval encodes:
- the HAT1 gene encoding histone acetyltransferase type B catalytic subunit isoform X2 produces MAGLSAIEKKLAEYKCNTNEAIKLKLVRFQEDLEDENTTFNPEYSHQVFGDDEVAFGYKGLQILLYYSAGNLSTMFRVQYTSKVNEKFDEMQADDVESKIREIIPSGFCCGSDDFISLLEKEVNFKPFGTIVHTYTIHNEEAGEELTYQICKVDMTCPGFREYHERLQTFLMWLIETASFIDVDDDRWDYFLVFEKYNKDGATLFATVGYMTVYNYYVYPDKTRPRVSQMLILPPFQGEGHGAQLLETVHRYYISSSNVLDITAEDPSENYVRLRDFVLVKLCQSLPCFSPETLLNGFSHEMGTEAQQKLKINKQHSRRVYEILRLRATDMSDSEKSKAYRLDIKKRLIGPYKKNQRELAKMRRCLKPEELTNQMNQIDLNTQHEQLEESYQQLVSEYRRTVERLAQA; encoded by the exons TGCGTTTTCAAGAAGACCTTGAAGATGAGAACACAACTTTTAATCCCGAGTACAGTCACCAGGTTTTTGGAGATGA CGAGGTGGCTTTTGGATACAAAGGTTTGCAGATCCTTTTGTACTACAGTGCAGGAAACTTATCCACAATGTTTCGCGTCCAATACACCTCTAAAGTCAATGAGAAGTTTGATGAAATGCAG gcagatGACGTTGAAAGCAAAATTCGAGAAATTATCCCTTCTGGGTTTTGTTGTGGTTCAGATGACTTCATTTCTTTGCTGGAAAAGGAAGTAAATTTTAAGCCTTTTGGAACAATAGTTCACACTTACACCATCCATAATGAAGAAGCAGGTGAAGAACTTACATATCAGATCTGCAAG GTTGATATGACCTGTCCAGGCTTTCGAGAATACCATGAAAGGCTCCAGACCTTCTTGATGTGGCTTATTGAAACCGCTAGCTTTATTGACGTGGATGACGATCGATGGGACTACTTTCTGGT ATTTGAGAAGTATAATAAGGATGGAGCTACGCTCTTCGCGACCGTAGGCTACATGACAGTCTATAATTACTATGTGTACCCAGACAAAACCCGGCCACGTGTAAG CCAGATGCTGATTTTGCCCCCATTTCAAGGTGAAGGTCACGGAGCCCAGCTTCTGGAAACCGTTCATCGATATTACATTTCTTCTTCCAATGTTTTGGACATTACAG CTGAAGATCCATCTGAAAACTATGTCCGACTAAGAGACTTTGTCCTTGTGAAGCTCTGCCAAAGTTTGCCATGTTTTTCTCCTGAGACACTTCTCAATGGTTTCAGTCACGAGATGGGGACAGAGGCTCAACAGAAACTAAAGATAAATAAG CAACACTCAAGACGAGTTTACGAAATCCTTCGGCTACGTGCAACAGACATGAGTGACTCTGAAAAATCCAAGGCCTACAGACTGGATATCAAAAAGAGACTTATTGGCCCTTACAAG AAAAACCAGAGGGAGTTGGCCAAGATGAGGCGATGTCTCAAACCAGAAGAGCTGACCAACCAGATGAACCAAATCGATCTCAACACGCAGCACGAACAGCTGGAAGAGAGCTACCAACAGCTTGTGTCCGAATACAGACGGACTGTGGAAAGACTTGCTCAGGCATAG
- the HAT1 gene encoding histone acetyltransferase type B catalytic subunit isoform X1, which produces MMKMSCLRRRPGLSAIEKKLAEYKCNTNEAIKLKLVRFQEDLEDENTTFNPEYSHQVFGDDEVAFGYKGLQILLYYSAGNLSTMFRVQYTSKVNEKFDEMQADDVESKIREIIPSGFCCGSDDFISLLEKEVNFKPFGTIVHTYTIHNEEAGEELTYQICKVDMTCPGFREYHERLQTFLMWLIETASFIDVDDDRWDYFLVFEKYNKDGATLFATVGYMTVYNYYVYPDKTRPRVSQMLILPPFQGEGHGAQLLETVHRYYISSSNVLDITAEDPSENYVRLRDFVLVKLCQSLPCFSPETLLNGFSHEMGTEAQQKLKINKQHSRRVYEILRLRATDMSDSEKSKAYRLDIKKRLIGPYKKNQRELAKMRRCLKPEELTNQMNQIDLNTQHEQLEESYQQLVSEYRRTVERLAQA; this is translated from the exons TGCGTTTTCAAGAAGACCTTGAAGATGAGAACACAACTTTTAATCCCGAGTACAGTCACCAGGTTTTTGGAGATGA CGAGGTGGCTTTTGGATACAAAGGTTTGCAGATCCTTTTGTACTACAGTGCAGGAAACTTATCCACAATGTTTCGCGTCCAATACACCTCTAAAGTCAATGAGAAGTTTGATGAAATGCAG gcagatGACGTTGAAAGCAAAATTCGAGAAATTATCCCTTCTGGGTTTTGTTGTGGTTCAGATGACTTCATTTCTTTGCTGGAAAAGGAAGTAAATTTTAAGCCTTTTGGAACAATAGTTCACACTTACACCATCCATAATGAAGAAGCAGGTGAAGAACTTACATATCAGATCTGCAAG GTTGATATGACCTGTCCAGGCTTTCGAGAATACCATGAAAGGCTCCAGACCTTCTTGATGTGGCTTATTGAAACCGCTAGCTTTATTGACGTGGATGACGATCGATGGGACTACTTTCTGGT ATTTGAGAAGTATAATAAGGATGGAGCTACGCTCTTCGCGACCGTAGGCTACATGACAGTCTATAATTACTATGTGTACCCAGACAAAACCCGGCCACGTGTAAG CCAGATGCTGATTTTGCCCCCATTTCAAGGTGAAGGTCACGGAGCCCAGCTTCTGGAAACCGTTCATCGATATTACATTTCTTCTTCCAATGTTTTGGACATTACAG CTGAAGATCCATCTGAAAACTATGTCCGACTAAGAGACTTTGTCCTTGTGAAGCTCTGCCAAAGTTTGCCATGTTTTTCTCCTGAGACACTTCTCAATGGTTTCAGTCACGAGATGGGGACAGAGGCTCAACAGAAACTAAAGATAAATAAG CAACACTCAAGACGAGTTTACGAAATCCTTCGGCTACGTGCAACAGACATGAGTGACTCTGAAAAATCCAAGGCCTACAGACTGGATATCAAAAAGAGACTTATTGGCCCTTACAAG AAAAACCAGAGGGAGTTGGCCAAGATGAGGCGATGTCTCAAACCAGAAGAGCTGACCAACCAGATGAACCAAATCGATCTCAACACGCAGCACGAACAGCTGGAAGAGAGCTACCAACAGCTTGTGTCCGAATACAGACGGACTGTGGAAAGACTTGCTCAGGCATAG